The sequence TACCCCGCATTCACGTGCTTTCGGCAGGCATTTCTCAATACTGTCGATGCACCAATTAAAGCCGTCTTCTTCTTTATATCCTTCAGGAATCGGTTCTACGCCACGGGCAGTCATCAGGTCATCGAAAGACTTAATAGTTTTCCATCTCCCCGAGTTCAGTCGGATACATGGAATTCCCATTTTATAAGCCAGTTCAATACACTTGATGGTATGATCAATATTCTTTTGCCGGTCCGCAGCATCCGGGTAGACAAAATCCTGGTGAATAGAAAGGCTGATCAGGTCCATTCCTGCCTCAAAAGCCCTTTTCTTCAGCCTTTGCATATAATCATTGTCTTCGCTTTCCATTTGCCGGTGGAGTATATCCACTCCTTCCATTCCTAAAGCAGCAGCTTTATCAATCACAGATTCAATAGACGGCCTTTCCGGTCGGAACTGCCAATACGAATAAGTAGAAACTCCCAGCTTGATACGTGTTTTCAGCCAGTTTCCCGGTTTTTCCTCCGGTATTGCTTTCGGCTGGCAACCGGTCAGTATTCCTGCCGTGGATATTCCTGCTATTGAAAGGAAATCTCTTCTGTACATAGTTATAGATGATTAAATGAGTAAATATCGGTACTTACACTCCTCCATATGCGCTATATCCGCCATCTACCGGAATACAAATACCTGTCACGAACGAAGAAATATCACTGAGCAGATAAAGCATGGTTCCGTTCAAATCTTCAGGTTCCCCGTATTTTCCCATCGGTGTGCTGGAAATAATCTTCTTACCCCGGGGTGTCGCTTCTCCTGTTTTTTCATCTGTTAACAAGAACCGGTTCTGATTGGTAAGGAAAAATCCCGGTGCAATGGCATTGACCCGGATACCTGTTTTAGCAAGATGTACTGCCAACCATTCCGTAAAGTTATTAATGGATGCCTTCGCAGCTGAATAGGCAGGTATTTTGGTCAACGGTTTGTACGCATTCATCGATGATATATTGAGTACGCCGCCTTTTCCGGCATCAAGCATATCCATCGTAAAAACCATAGTAGGCAACAATGTGCCTTTGAAATTAAGATCATATACCTTTTGGAATCCGTCCATATTAAGCCCATAGAATGTTTTTTCCAAATGGGTTTTGTCTTCCGGCAACATCTCTTCAAGTTGTGTGGTTGCAGCCGGAGAATTTCCGCCAGCCCCATTGATCAGGAAATTTATTTTTCCCAGCTTTTCATTGATGGTTTTTTTAGCTGCGATCAACGAATCTTTATCCAATACGCTGGCACCCACTCCTATCGTAGTTACTCCGTATTCTTTCTCTATTTCGGTAGCGAGCCGTACTGCAGCTTCTTCATTAAGGTCAACAATGGCCGTTTTGATACCGGCAGATGCAAGTCCCCGGACAAGGCTGGCCCCGATCACTCCTGCTCCGCCCGTAAGTACACATACCTTTCCTTTTAGATCATCAAATGATATTTTACTCATGATTGTTTGGTTTTATGGTTTTATTTTAAATTAGACATTTTTATGATAAAATTTTCCCTCAATAACTCTCGTCTTATTCTATATAATCAACGTAATAATCAATATTTTCCTTGGTAAGGATATCAATGGGCATATAGTTGATGCGCTTGATCTCTTTTTCAAAGACCAGATAATTACATAAAGCCATGATTCCCCGATATCCCTGATCTTCGGGCCGCTGGGCTATTAAATAGGAAATCGTATCATCTTTAAGGCATGCTACATTGGTACCGGACAAGTCATAACCTATTAACTTTATACCGCTAATTCCCAATCGTTTCAGAATGTTGGCCAGATGATAGACCCTTGAATTAAATACCACAGCAGCACGGATATTGGATGATTTTGCAAAAGTGTCCCTTATTTCATGAATATTACCTGCTTCCTCTTCCGCCGAAAAATCAGCATGGAGAAAATGATATTTATCTGCCAGCCCCTTATCATGAAAGTATGCCTTAAAGCCCTCTTCCCTAAGCTGGGTCTGATTGGAAGCACCTGCAATCCTGATGGCTTTGAGAATCAAAATATCAGAGCCGGAAGGCAGCCCGGATGCCAACAAACGTGCAGCCGTATAACCACTTTGATATGAATGCTGCCCGAAATAAGACAGGTAATATTCATCTTCGGTATTTGAGTCGATATATACTCCGGGAATACCAAGCTGATGAAGTTTTCCCATCAATAAAGTTGCCTCATTACGGAAAGTCGGAGCCATCAATACGGCATCTGGGAGATTATTCATTAAAGATTCCGAAGCATCTTTAAAACTTTGCGCATTAAATTGGTTGAAATAAAGTTTCCTTACCGATACATTATAATTACGTATTTCCTGTTGAGCCTTATCTATTCCTCTCTCAGGAGCTTCCCAATATTCACCCTGATGAAATTCCGGCAAAAGCGAAACAAACCGGAATGTCTTTTTCATGGCCAGTGAGCGGGCCAGGATATTGGGTTGATAATGTAATTCTTCTATAATAGCCAGGATCCTCTCTTTTTTATCTTCTGCAACTTCGCCCCTGTTATGTAT is a genomic window of Bacteroidales bacterium containing:
- a CDS encoding SDR family oxidoreductase, producing the protein MSKISFDDLKGKVCVLTGGAGVIGASLVRGLASAGIKTAIVDLNEEAAVRLATEIEKEYGVTTIGVGASVLDKDSLIAAKKTINEKLGKINFLINGAGGNSPAATTQLEEMLPEDKTHLEKTFYGLNMDGFQKVYDLNFKGTLLPTMVFTMDMLDAGKGGVLNISSMNAYKPLTKIPAYSAAKASINNFTEWLAVHLAKTGIRVNAIAPGFFLTNQNRFLLTDEKTGEATPRGKKIISSTPMGKYGEPEDLNGTMLYLLSDISSFVTGICIPVDGGYSAYGGV
- a CDS encoding sugar phosphate isomerase/epimerase, producing MYRRDFLSIAGISTAGILTGCQPKAIPEEKPGNWLKTRIKLGVSTYSYWQFRPERPSIESVIDKAAALGMEGVDILHRQMESEDNDYMQRLKKRAFEAGMDLISLSIHQDFVYPDAADRQKNIDHTIKCIELAYKMGIPCIRLNSGRWKTIKSFDDLMTARGVEPIPEGYKEEDGFNWCIDSIEKCLPKARECGVILALENHWGLTGTPEGMLRIKNAISDEWLQFLADTGNFLEEPYGKLEMIAPQTCFVQAKTYYGGGKWYTLDLDYERIIRIFKNVGYKGYISIEFEGNEEPEKGVAQSVSLLRECIDKVYG
- a CDS encoding LacI family DNA-binding transcriptional regulator; the encoded protein is MPNSSPKVRIKDIAKMAGVSPGTVDRVIHNRGEVAEDKKERILAIIEELHYQPNILARSLAMKKTFRFVSLLPEFHQGEYWEAPERGIDKAQQEIRNYNVSVRKLYFNQFNAQSFKDASESLMNNLPDAVLMAPTFRNEATLLMGKLHQLGIPGVYIDSNTEDEYYLSYFGQHSYQSGYTAARLLASGLPSGSDILILKAIRIAGASNQTQLREEGFKAYFHDKGLADKYHFLHADFSAEEEAGNIHEIRDTFAKSSNIRAAVVFNSRVYHLANILKRLGISGIKLIGYDLSGTNVACLKDDTISYLIAQRPEDQGYRGIMALCNYLVFEKEIKRINYMPIDILTKENIDYYVDYIE